The Halobellus sp. MBLA0158 genome has a window encoding:
- a CDS encoding ArsR/SmtB family transcription factor, with amino-acid sequence MARLLPSQSEPEVDASPRVVGLDDDDADELLSVLSSATARKILAALHEEPTNPAALADSVETSLQNVQYHLERLESAGAVEVVDTVYSEKGREMNVYGPADRPLVVVAANDEEKAGLSSALKSLIGGVAVVGLVSVIAQVALEGLPFGAQTGGGGDAGTFSAQSTESARIAAESAASGIPPGLLVFLGGVTVLLAWFAVWFVRQRR; translated from the coding sequence ATGGCCCGCCTCCTGCCCTCCCAGTCCGAGCCCGAGGTCGACGCCTCCCCCCGGGTCGTCGGACTCGACGACGACGACGCCGACGAACTGCTCTCGGTCCTCTCTTCGGCGACCGCCCGGAAGATCCTCGCCGCGCTCCACGAGGAGCCGACGAACCCCGCCGCCCTCGCCGATTCAGTCGAGACGTCCCTGCAGAACGTCCAGTACCACCTCGAACGCCTGGAATCGGCCGGCGCGGTCGAGGTGGTCGACACCGTCTACTCCGAGAAGGGCCGGGAGATGAACGTCTACGGTCCCGCGGACCGCCCGCTCGTGGTGGTCGCGGCGAACGACGAGGAGAAGGCGGGGCTGTCGTCGGCGCTGAAGAGCCTGATCGGCGGCGTCGCGGTCGTCGGCCTCGTGAGCGTTATCGCCCAGGTCGCGCTCGAAGGGCTCCCCTTCGGCGCCCAGACCGGCGGCGGTGGCGACGCCGGCACCTTCTCGGCGCAGTCCACCGAATCCGCGCGCATCGCCGCCGAATCGGCCGCCTCGGGCATCCCGCCGGGCCTGCTCGTCTTCCTCGGCGGGGTGACGGTCCTGCTGGCGTGGTTCGCGGTCTGGTTCGTCCGACAGCGCCGGTGA
- the rocF gene encoding arginase, with translation MDGVTRTVQIIGAPTDYGANRRGVDMGPSAIRYAGLADQLRQIGIDVVDGGDIPAPRAEERDPEAETLASGRAKFLRETRQVATRLADRVAETLAAGETPLVLGGDHSVAIGSVTGSARDARVGAVWFDAHGDFNTPATSPSGNVHGMPLAALLGVGEFDGVEWANAVGLDAENVALVGLRDVDGDERRAIRDSPVTAFTMSDIDERGIPAVVDDALDVATVGTDGVHVSLDLDWLDPREAPGVGTPVRGGVTYREAHAALEAVAECDCLRSLELVEVNPILDEHNETAALATELAASALGKQIL, from the coding sequence ATGGACGGAGTGACGCGAACGGTCCAGATCATCGGTGCGCCGACCGACTACGGCGCCAACCGCCGGGGCGTCGATATGGGTCCCTCGGCGATCCGCTATGCGGGCCTCGCCGACCAGCTGAGACAGATCGGCATCGACGTCGTCGACGGCGGCGACATCCCGGCGCCGCGGGCCGAAGAGCGCGACCCCGAGGCCGAGACGCTCGCGAGCGGCCGGGCGAAGTTCCTCCGGGAGACCCGCCAGGTCGCGACCCGGCTGGCCGACCGCGTCGCCGAGACGCTCGCGGCCGGGGAGACGCCGCTGGTCCTCGGCGGCGACCACTCGGTGGCGATCGGCTCGGTCACGGGATCGGCCCGGGACGCGCGGGTCGGCGCCGTCTGGTTCGACGCCCACGGCGACTTCAACACGCCGGCGACGTCGCCGTCGGGGAACGTCCACGGGATGCCGCTGGCGGCGCTCCTCGGCGTCGGCGAGTTCGACGGCGTCGAGTGGGCGAACGCGGTCGGCCTCGACGCGGAGAACGTCGCGCTCGTCGGCCTCCGCGACGTCGACGGCGACGAGCGGCGGGCCATCCGGGACTCCCCGGTGACGGCGTTCACGATGTCGGACATCGACGAGCGTGGGATCCCGGCGGTCGTCGACGACGCCCTCGACGTCGCGACGGTCGGGACCGACGGCGTCCACGTCAGCCTCGATCTCGACTGGCTCGACCCCCGCGAGGCGCCCGGCGTCGGAACCCCCGTCCGCGGCGGCGTCACGTACCGGGAGGCCCACGCGGCGCTGGAGGCGGTCGCCGAGTGCGACTGCCTGCGCTCGCTGGAACTCGTCGAGGTGAACCCCATCCTCGACGAGCACAACGAGACCGCGGCACTGGCGACGGAGCTGGCGGCGAGCGCGCTCGGAAAACAGATCCTGTGA
- a CDS encoding GNAT family N-acetyltransferase → MYVRDAKNRDEVWLLDRIEEADIDDPAFRSRDYVIALDEETSRKAGFGRIRVHKTDAGNFCELAFVYTLPPWRQQGVAAHVIERLVAEASDEGYDTVYTFTRQPEYFTPFGFEPRETSELPEPVAERLRRVRKERGEDVIAMAVDRADFSVPTRFRERFKNASPADEPEDGEVPVEETAEDFGIDADEATYKYDTGN, encoded by the coding sequence ATGTACGTCCGGGACGCGAAGAACCGCGACGAGGTCTGGTTGCTCGACAGGATCGAGGAGGCCGACATCGACGATCCCGCGTTCCGGTCGCGCGACTACGTCATCGCGCTCGACGAGGAAACGTCGCGGAAGGCGGGCTTCGGGCGCATCCGCGTCCACAAGACCGACGCGGGGAACTTCTGCGAACTCGCGTTCGTCTACACCCTGCCGCCGTGGCGACAGCAGGGCGTCGCCGCCCACGTCATCGAGCGGCTCGTCGCCGAGGCCTCCGACGAGGGCTACGACACGGTCTACACGTTCACGCGCCAGCCCGAGTACTTCACGCCGTTCGGGTTCGAGCCGCGCGAGACGAGCGAACTCCCCGAGCCGGTGGCAGAGCGGCTCCGCCGAGTGCGGAAGGAGCGGGGCGAAGACGTCATCGCGATGGCCGTCGATCGGGCGGACTTCTCGGTGCCGACGCGGTTCCGCGAGCGCTTCAAGAACGCCTCGCCCGCGGACGAGCCCGAGGACGGCGAGGTCCCCGTCGAGGAGACCGCCGAGGACTTCGGGATCGACGCCGACGAGGCGACGTACAAGTACGACACCGGGAACTGA
- a CDS encoding DUF7520 family protein, which yields MQSEPNADADATPDAAAGREGLGRRIMLAVGVSIVGISAGIGWFVGSNGSAVASEMPVLGTGVTLPVTPLAFALYGVVISGGLLGLLFGLVELVSRAERAEDGV from the coding sequence GTGCAATCGGAACCGAACGCGGACGCGGACGCGACTCCCGACGCCGCCGCGGGACGGGAGGGGCTCGGCCGCCGGATTATGCTCGCGGTCGGGGTCTCGATCGTGGGGATCTCGGCCGGCATCGGGTGGTTCGTCGGGAGCAACGGCTCGGCGGTCGCCTCGGAGATGCCGGTCCTGGGCACCGGCGTGACGTTGCCGGTGACGCCACTCGCCTTCGCGCTCTACGGCGTCGTCATTTCGGGCGGGCTCCTCGGGCTGCTGTTCGGCCTCGTGGAACTGGTCTCACGCGCGGAACGCGCCGAGGACGGCGTCTGA
- a CDS encoding ferredoxin, whose product MSDAERDAPKPSEIGNETDAPPVSEKPYKIIFEGNKCIGAGRCAEVADNWEMDIKSGLGRPQSYYIGEDELDENVRAAEICPGKKDKGVIHVVDRRTDEEIAPDPHGDGTLSVDW is encoded by the coding sequence ATGAGCGACGCCGAACGCGACGCCCCGAAGCCGAGCGAGATCGGCAACGAGACGGACGCGCCGCCGGTCTCGGAGAAGCCGTACAAGATCATCTTCGAGGGGAACAAATGCATCGGCGCGGGCCGCTGTGCCGAGGTCGCCGACAACTGGGAGATGGACATTAAATCCGGGCTCGGACGGCCCCAGTCGTACTACATCGGCGAGGACGAACTCGACGAGAACGTCCGGGCCGCGGAGATCTGCCCCGGCAAGAAGGACAAGGGCGTCATCCACGTCGTCGACCGCCGGACCGACGAGGAGATCGCGCCGGACCCGCACGGCGACGGGACGCTCAGCGTCGACTGGTAG
- a CDS encoding NAD(P)/FAD-dependent oxidoreductase, producing the protein MSTQVVVVGSGYAGAGAVKRLEDELDSDAELTWISENEYHLVLHEVHRCIRDPSVESKIAIPIDEVKSDSTAFVKGHVTDVDVDERVVELDGGEDVDYDYLLLAVGSGTAFFGIDGLEEHAHELKSLDDARAIHADVKAAAEDASRDDPAQVIVGGAGLSGIQTAGEIAEYRDEHRAPIDVTLVEGLDEVFPGNDPELQGALRKRLEDLDVEILTGDFISEVDEETAYLGDGEDDPALDYDVLIWTGGITGHDEVHGMDLDQDDRSHRVFADADFQTSDERVFALGDTALVEQGPDDVAPPTAQAAWQAADVAGENVARAVAGKPLKTWRHDDKGTVVSVGDDAVAHDVKLPVLGRFPMNVFGGPAARNLKKTIAARWIADVASPRHALDAWDSL; encoded by the coding sequence ATGAGTACGCAGGTCGTCGTCGTCGGTTCCGGCTACGCGGGCGCCGGCGCCGTCAAACGGCTCGAAGATGAACTCGATTCCGATGCGGAACTCACCTGGATCTCCGAGAACGAGTACCACCTCGTCCTCCACGAGGTCCACCGCTGCATCCGCGACCCGAGCGTCGAATCGAAGATCGCGATCCCGATCGACGAGGTCAAATCCGACTCGACGGCGTTCGTCAAGGGGCACGTCACGGACGTCGACGTCGACGAGCGCGTCGTCGAACTCGACGGCGGCGAGGACGTCGACTACGACTACCTCCTCCTGGCCGTCGGGTCGGGCACGGCCTTCTTCGGCATCGACGGGCTCGAAGAACACGCCCACGAACTGAAGAGCCTCGACGACGCCCGCGCGATTCACGCCGACGTGAAGGCGGCCGCAGAGGACGCCTCCCGCGACGACCCCGCACAGGTCATCGTCGGCGGCGCGGGCCTCTCGGGCATCCAGACCGCGGGCGAGATCGCGGAGTACCGCGACGAGCACCGCGCGCCGATCGACGTCACGCTCGTCGAGGGCCTCGACGAGGTCTTCCCCGGCAACGACCCCGAACTCCAGGGCGCGCTCCGCAAGCGCCTCGAAGACCTCGACGTCGAGATCCTCACCGGCGACTTCATCTCCGAGGTCGACGAGGAGACCGCCTACCTCGGCGACGGCGAGGATGACCCGGCGCTCGACTACGACGTCCTCATCTGGACCGGCGGGATCACCGGCCACGACGAGGTCCACGGGATGGACCTCGACCAGGACGACCGCTCGCACCGGGTCTTCGCGGACGCGGACTTCCAGACCTCCGACGAGCGCGTCTTCGCGCTCGGCGACACCGCCCTGGTCGAGCAGGGTCCCGACGACGTCGCGCCGCCGACCGCCCAGGCCGCCTGGCAGGCCGCCGACGTCGCCGGCGAGAACGTCGCCCGCGCCGTCGCGGGCAAGCCGCTGAAGACCTGGCGGCACGACGACAAGGGGACGGTCGTCTCCGTCGGCGACGACGCCGTCGCCCACGACGTCAAACTGCCGGTGCTGGGCCGCTTCCCGATGAACGTCTTCGGCGGGCCCGCCGCGCGGAACCTCAAGAAGACGATCGCGGCCCGCTGGATCGCCGACGTCGCCTCGCCGCGCCACGCGCTGGACGCGTGGGACAGCCTGTAA
- the cdd gene encoding cytidine deaminase → MTDEHDLVGRAREALEDAHVPYSEYRVGAALETADGSVYVGCNIENANYSNSLHAEEVAIAEAVKEGHRAFERVAVSSGARDGVTPCGMCRQTLAEFADPGLEVICDEGGDETSTYTLGELLPNAISTETLSDAEARRAGDPDGDDGG, encoded by the coding sequence ATGACGGACGAACACGACCTCGTCGGGCGCGCTCGCGAGGCGCTCGAAGACGCGCACGTCCCCTACTCCGAGTACCGGGTCGGCGCCGCGCTGGAAACCGCCGACGGCTCGGTCTACGTCGGCTGCAACATCGAGAACGCGAACTACTCCAACAGCCTCCACGCCGAGGAGGTCGCGATCGCCGAGGCGGTAAAGGAGGGCCACCGGGCCTTCGAGCGGGTCGCGGTTTCGTCGGGCGCCCGCGACGGCGTGACGCCCTGCGGGATGTGCCGGCAGACGCTCGCGGAGTTCGCCGACCCAGGGTTGGAAGTGATCTGCGACGAGGGCGGCGACGAGACCTCGACGTACACGCTCGGCGAACTCCTCCCGAACGCCATCTCCACGGAGACGCTCTCGGACGCCGAAGCGAGGCGGGCCGGCGACCCGGACGGCGACGACGGCGGGTAG
- a CDS encoding Rrf2 family transcriptional regulator: MSSIELTSSQKTILTALINLHRETEDAVKGEDIAAEVDRNPGTIRNQMQSLKALQLVEGVPGPKGGYKPTANAYEALDVNQMDEPAFVPLFHDGEEVENANVDEIDLSSVHHPELCRAEIHIQGSVREFHEGDEVTVGPTPLSKLVIEGVVDGKDDTGNILILRIEDMRAPVGDASH; encoded by the coding sequence ATGTCATCCATCGAACTGACGTCCAGTCAGAAAACTATTCTGACGGCGCTGATAAATCTCCATCGCGAGACCGAAGATGCAGTCAAGGGCGAGGACATCGCCGCCGAGGTGGACCGTAACCCCGGCACGATCCGGAACCAGATGCAGAGCCTGAAGGCCCTCCAGTTGGTCGAGGGCGTCCCCGGCCCCAAGGGCGGGTACAAGCCGACCGCGAACGCCTACGAGGCGCTCGACGTCAATCAGATGGACGAGCCCGCGTTCGTCCCGCTCTTCCACGACGGCGAGGAGGTCGAGAACGCCAACGTCGACGAGATCGACCTCTCGTCGGTTCACCATCCGGAACTCTGCCGCGCGGAGATCCACATCCAGGGCTCGGTACGGGAGTTCCACGAGGGCGACGAGGTCACCGTCGGCCCGACGCCACTCTCGAAGCTCGTCATCGAGGGCGTCGTCGACGGCAAGGACGACACCGGGAACATCCTGATCCTCCGGATCGAGGACATGCGCGCGCCCGTCGGCGACGCCTCGCACTGA
- a CDS encoding nucleoside phosphorylase gives MTDSEDPNDETQYHLAVGPDDVADSVLLPGDPDRVDKITALWDDHEERAAHREYRTATGTYEGTPISVTSTGIGSPSAAIAVEELARVGVDTFIRVGSCGAIQPEMDVGDLVITSGAVRQEGTSKEYVREDYPAVADGEVVSALVAAAERLGYDYHVGLTMSADSFYAGQGRAGFEGFTAAGSESLVEELRDANVKNIEMEAAALLTLANVYGLRAGAVCSVYANRVTGEFRTEGESRAAEVASLAVHLLAKMEAVKEEAGADRWHAGLSIE, from the coding sequence ATGACCGACAGCGAAGACCCGAACGACGAGACCCAGTACCACCTCGCGGTCGGCCCCGACGACGTCGCCGACAGCGTCCTGCTGCCCGGCGATCCCGATCGCGTCGACAAGATCACGGCGCTGTGGGACGACCACGAGGAGCGCGCCGCCCACCGCGAGTACCGCACGGCCACCGGCACCTACGAGGGGACGCCGATCTCCGTGACCTCGACCGGCATCGGCAGCCCCTCCGCGGCCATCGCCGTCGAGGAGCTCGCCCGCGTCGGCGTAGACACGTTCATCCGCGTCGGATCCTGCGGCGCGATCCAGCCGGAGATGGACGTCGGCGACCTCGTCATCACCTCGGGCGCGGTCCGCCAAGAGGGCACCTCGAAGGAGTACGTCCGGGAGGACTACCCCGCGGTCGCCGACGGCGAGGTCGTCTCCGCGCTCGTCGCGGCCGCCGAACGCCTCGGCTACGACTACCACGTGGGGCTGACGATGAGCGCCGACTCCTTCTACGCCGGCCAGGGCCGCGCCGGCTTCGAGGGCTTCACCGCGGCGGGCTCGGAGTCGCTGGTCGAAGAACTCCGGGACGCCAACGTGAAGAACATCGAGATGGAGGCGGCCGCGCTCCTCACGCTCGCGAACGTCTACGGGCTCCGCGCCGGCGCGGTCTGTTCGGTCTACGCGAACCGCGTCACGGGAGAGTTCCGCACGGAGGGCGAGTCGCGCGCGGCCGAGGTCGCAAGCCTGGCGGTCCACCTGCTCGCGAAGATGGAGGCGGTGAAGGAGGAGGCGGGCGCCGACCGCTGGCACGCGGGCCTGTCGATCGAGTGA
- the gyrA gene encoding DNA gyrase subunit A → MSSDAPEKFDPGAGIAAEVETARIEQEMEQSYIDYAMSVIAGRALPDVRDGLKPVHRRILYAMHESGVTARSSHRKSSSIVGETMGDYHPHGDSAIYDTLARMAQDFSMRYPLVDGQGNFGSVDGDPPAAMRYTEARMAPIAEELLADIEMDTVDFQSNYDDRLEEPEVLPSAFPNLLVNGSSGIAVGMSTNIPPHNLGEVIDATTHLIEHPDCTVEDLMEHVKGPDFPTGANIVGRNAIHKAYKTGRGRIRVRAEFEVQEDRIVITELPYQENKARLVERIADDVNEGKIEGIRDLRDESDRDGIRVVVELKRGANAEVVKNQLLEHHLESTFGVINLALVDGQPKVLDLKETLEEYLDHRREVVRRRSAYELEEKEDRAHILEGRLTALENVDDVVDVIRNSESRDDAKAALRGEHVVEVDGEALPTFDFSEAQADHIVAMQLGSLTAMEAGEIEDEYEEVQARIRRLETILNDPDELDAVVESELEEIKDEYDDDRRTSIVEDTGTVTHEDLIAEEDVVVVVTEDDYIKRMPLDNFRAQHRGGKGIIGTELKEGDRVSSVYVASTHDYLLYFTNHGQVYQLKTYQVPEMSRTARGKSAVNLLDLDDGEEITAVVNTAEMEADEEKYLTMATRNGYVKRTSVEQFQNIRSTGIIATKLDEDDALADVEVTDGSRDLILASRDGMAIRFEEADVRSMGRSARGVRGINLEGDDEVAALAAVEPDRHEWVLTVTEHGYGKRTDVDQYRRQSRNGKGLIDIKTNDRNGRVCELETVGPGDHLFVMSGDGQILRTPVEDISTVGRNTMGVIVMDLESGDAVASVDVHPGETAADEVAADADSDAESEGESASASGDGDGD, encoded by the coding sequence ATGAGCTCGGACGCCCCCGAGAAGTTCGATCCCGGCGCGGGCATCGCCGCCGAGGTCGAGACCGCCCGGATCGAACAGGAGATGGAACAGTCCTACATCGACTACGCGATGTCGGTCATCGCGGGCCGGGCGCTGCCCGACGTCCGCGACGGCCTCAAGCCGGTCCACCGCCGCATCCTCTATGCGATGCACGAGTCGGGCGTGACCGCCCGCTCCTCGCACCGGAAGTCCTCCTCGATCGTCGGCGAGACGATGGGTGACTACCACCCGCACGGCGACTCCGCCATCTACGACACGCTCGCGCGGATGGCCCAGGACTTCTCGATGCGGTACCCCCTCGTCGACGGCCAGGGGAACTTCGGCTCGGTCGACGGCGACCCGCCGGCCGCGATGCGCTACACCGAGGCCCGGATGGCGCCGATCGCCGAAGAGCTGCTGGCCGACATCGAGATGGACACCGTCGACTTCCAGTCCAACTACGACGACCGGCTGGAAGAGCCTGAGGTCCTCCCCTCCGCGTTCCCGAACCTCCTCGTCAACGGCTCCTCGGGCATCGCCGTCGGGATGTCGACGAACATCCCGCCGCACAACTTAGGGGAAGTGATCGACGCGACGACCCACCTCATCGAGCACCCCGACTGCACGGTCGAGGACCTGATGGAGCACGTCAAGGGGCCGGACTTCCCGACCGGCGCGAACATCGTCGGCCGCAACGCGATCCACAAGGCGTACAAGACGGGTCGCGGCCGGATCCGCGTCCGCGCGGAGTTCGAGGTCCAAGAGGACAGAATCGTCATCACCGAACTCCCCTACCAGGAGAACAAGGCGCGCCTCGTCGAGCGGATCGCCGACGACGTCAACGAGGGGAAGATCGAGGGCATCCGCGACCTCCGCGACGAGTCCGACCGCGACGGCATCCGCGTCGTCGTCGAACTCAAGCGCGGCGCCAACGCCGAGGTGGTCAAGAACCAACTGCTCGAACACCACCTCGAATCCACCTTCGGCGTCATCAACCTCGCGCTTGTCGACGGCCAGCCGAAGGTCCTCGATCTGAAAGAGACCCTGGAGGAGTACCTCGACCACCGCCGCGAGGTCGTCCGCCGCCGCTCGGCCTACGAACTCGAAGAGAAGGAAGACCGCGCGCACATCCTCGAAGGGCGGCTGACGGCCCTGGAGAACGTCGACGACGTGGTCGACGTCATCCGCAATTCGGAGAGCCGCGACGACGCCAAGGCCGCACTGCGCGGCGAGCACGTCGTCGAGGTCGACGGCGAGGCGCTGCCGACCTTCGACTTCTCGGAGGCGCAGGCCGACCACATCGTCGCGATGCAGCTCGGCTCGCTCACCGCGATGGAGGCCGGCGAGATCGAAGACGAGTACGAGGAGGTCCAGGCCCGCATCCGGAGATTGGAGACGATCCTGAACGACCCCGACGAGCTCGACGCCGTGGTGGAGTCCGAACTGGAGGAGATCAAAGACGAGTACGACGACGACCGCCGGACCTCGATCGTCGAGGACACCGGGACGGTCACCCACGAGGACCTCATCGCCGAGGAGGACGTCGTCGTCGTCGTCACCGAAGACGACTACATCAAGCGGATGCCCCTCGATAATTTCCGCGCCCAGCACCGCGGCGGCAAGGGCATCATCGGGACTGAACTGAAGGAGGGCGACCGCGTCTCGTCGGTGTACGTCGCGAGCACGCACGACTACCTCCTGTACTTCACCAACCACGGTCAGGTCTACCAGCTCAAGACCTACCAGGTGCCGGAGATGTCCCGGACCGCCCGCGGGAAGTCGGCGGTGAACCTCCTCGACTTAGACGACGGCGAGGAGATCACCGCCGTCGTCAACACCGCCGAGATGGAGGCCGACGAGGAGAAGTACCTCACGATGGCGACCCGGAACGGCTACGTGAAGCGGACGAGCGTCGAGCAGTTCCAGAACATCCGCTCGACCGGGATCATCGCGACGAAGCTCGACGAGGACGACGCGCTGGCGGACGTCGAGGTCACGGACGGGAGCCGGGACCTGATCCTCGCGAGCCGCGACGGGATGGCGATCCGCTTCGAGGAGGCCGACGTCCGGTCGATGGGCCGCTCGGCGCGCGGCGTTCGGGGGATCAACCTCGAAGGCGACGACGAGGTGGCCGCGCTCGCGGCCGTCGAGCCCGACCGCCACGAGTGGGTGCTGACCGTGACCGAACACGGCTACGGCAAGCGGACCGACGTCGACCAGTACCGGCGGCAGTCCCGGAACGGCAAGGGGCTCATCGACATCAAGACCAACGACCGCAACGGGCGCGTCTGCGAACTGGAGACCGTCGGCCCCGGCGATCACCTGTTCGTGATGAGCGGCGACGGGCAGATCCTCCGAACCCCGGTCGAGGACATCTCGACGGTCGGCCGCAACACGATGGGCGTGATCGTGATGGACTTGGAATCCGGCGACGCCGTCGCCAGCGTCGACGTCCACCCCGGCGAGACGGCGGCCGACGAGGTCGCGGCCGACGCCGACTCGGACGCCGAATCGGAAGGGGAGTCCGCGTCCGCATCCGGCGACGGCGACGGGGACTGA
- the gyrB gene encoding DNA topoisomerase (ATP-hydrolyzing) subunit B, protein MSRDTEYGAGQIQVLEGLEAVRKRPAMYIGSTDSRGLHHLVYEVVDNAIDEALAGYCDHIEVTLHGDGSVSVSDNGRGVPVDTHEQYDRPAVEVIMTVLHAGGKFDNKSYQVSGGLHGVGVSVVNALSERLAVEIKRDGALWRDSFDHGEPEEGAFERVRDLEDGEETGTTVRFWPDGDIFETVEFDFSTLESRLRELAFLNSGVEIRLVEEAGRDDAPEGERADEDVPEDVARERTFLYEGGIREFVRYLDETKTVLHDDVIYYSDSENDIEIEVAMQATEELQGSIHAFANNINTREGGTHLTGFKTALTRVVNDYAKEQNLLDDLDSLKGEDVREGLTAVISIKHPDPQFEGQTKTKLGNSEVRGIVESVTHEKLGTYLEEHPDTAQAIVMKAVEAAKARKAAKQAEELTRRKSALESTSLPGKLADCQSRDPSESELFVVEGDSAGGSAKQGRDRRFQAILPLKGKILNVEKHRLDRVLENDEVRALITAIGAGVGEEFDIDDVRYERIILMTDADVDGAHIRTLLLTLFYRHMRPLVEAGYVYAAKPPLYRVRYRGETYDAMTEAERDRIIEEQCDGNPTQVQRFKGLGEMNPEQLWDTTMNPENRVLKQITVEDAATADKMFSVLMGDAVEPRKQFIKERATEAEWVDI, encoded by the coding sequence ATGTCACGCGATACAGAGTACGGTGCCGGGCAGATCCAGGTTCTGGAGGGCCTCGAGGCCGTCCGGAAGCGCCCGGCAATGTACATCGGGTCGACGGACTCTCGCGGCTTACATCATCTCGTCTACGAGGTCGTCGACAACGCGATCGACGAGGCCCTCGCGGGCTACTGTGACCACATCGAAGTCACCCTCCACGGCGACGGCTCGGTGTCGGTCTCGGACAACGGCCGCGGCGTCCCGGTCGACACCCACGAGCAGTACGACCGACCCGCCGTCGAGGTCATCATGACGGTCCTCCACGCCGGCGGGAAGTTCGACAACAAGTCCTACCAGGTCTCCGGGGGGCTCCACGGCGTCGGCGTCTCCGTCGTCAACGCCCTCTCCGAGCGCCTGGCGGTCGAGATCAAACGCGACGGCGCGCTGTGGCGCGACAGCTTCGACCACGGCGAGCCCGAGGAGGGCGCCTTCGAGCGCGTCCGCGACCTCGAGGATGGCGAAGAGACGGGCACGACCGTCCGCTTCTGGCCCGACGGCGACATCTTCGAGACCGTCGAGTTCGACTTCTCCACCCTGGAAAGCCGACTGCGCGAACTGGCCTTCCTCAACTCCGGCGTCGAGATCCGGCTGGTCGAGGAGGCCGGCCGCGACGATGCGCCCGAGGGCGAGCGCGCCGACGAGGACGTCCCAGAGGACGTCGCCCGCGAGCGGACGTTCCTCTACGAGGGCGGCATTCGGGAGTTCGTCCGCTACCTCGACGAGACCAAGACAGTCCTCCACGACGACGTCATCTACTACTCGGATTCGGAGAACGACATCGAGATCGAGGTCGCGATGCAGGCCACAGAGGAGCTCCAGGGCTCGATCCACGCCTTCGCGAACAACATCAACACCCGCGAGGGCGGGACCCACCTCACGGGGTTCAAGACGGCGCTCACCCGCGTCGTCAACGACTACGCCAAGGAGCAGAATCTCCTGGACGATCTGGATTCCCTGAAGGGCGAGGACGTCCGCGAGGGCCTCACCGCCGTGATCTCGATCAAGCACCCCGACCCGCAGTTCGAGGGCCAGACGAAGACCAAACTCGGCAACAGCGAGGTCCGGGGCATCGTCGAGTCGGTGACCCACGAGAAGCTCGGGACCTACCTCGAAGAGCACCCCGACACCGCCCAGGCGATCGTGATGAAGGCCGTCGAGGCCGCGAAGGCCCGCAAGGCCGCCAAACAGGCTGAGGAGCTCACCCGGCGGAAGTCCGCCCTGGAGTCGACGTCGCTGCCGGGCAAGCTCGCGGACTGTCAGAGCCGCGACCCCAGCGAGTCCGAACTGTTCGTCGTCGAGGGCGACTCCGCCGGCGGCTCGGCGAAGCAGGGCCGCGACCGGCGGTTCCAGGCGATCCTCCCGCTGAAGGGGAAGATCCTGAACGTCGAGAAGCACCGGCTCGACAGAGTGTTGGAGAACGACGAGGTCCGTGCGCTCATCACCGCGATCGGCGCGGGCGTCGGCGAGGAGTTCGACATCGACGACGTGCGCTACGAGCGCATCATCCTGATGACAGACGCCGACGTCGACGGCGCGCACATCCGCACGCTCCTTCTCACGCTCTTCTACCGCCATATGCGTCCGCTCGTCGAGGCCGGCTACGTCTACGCCGCCAAGCCGCCGCTGTACCGCGTCAGGTACCGCGGCGAGACCTACGACGCGATGACGGAAGCCGAGCGCGACCGCATCATCGAGGAGCAGTGCGACGGCAACCCCACCCAGGTCCAGCGGTTCAAGGGCCTCGGCGAGATGAACCCCGAACAGCTCTGGGACACGACGATGAACCCCGAGAACCGGGTGTTGAAGCAGATCACCGTCGAGGACGCCGCCACCGCCGACAAGATGTTCTCGGTGCTGATGGGCGACGCCGTCGAGCCGCGGAAGCAGTTCATCAAGGAGCGAGCCACCGAAGCGGAGTGGGTCGACATATGA